Proteins encoded by one window of candidate division WOR-3 bacterium:
- the rsmD gene encoding 16S rRNA (guanine(966)-N(2))-methyltransferase RsmD → MSKIKIKAGFLKGKNIYVPDFIRTTQDKVKKGIFDILGNKVINSIFLDLFAGSGNIGIEAISRGAKFCYFVEKSQKCIEVIKKNIKELKIEDKTKIIKIDAERFVKKSEEKFDVIFADPPYNYKIKREFIINILNILNQGVLIFEISKRNKLNEINDLIKREVNYGETKILFFGNLSR, encoded by the coding sequence ATGTCAAAAATAAAAATTAAAGCCGGATTCTTAAAAGGCAAAAATATATATGTCCCGGATTTCATAAGAACCACTCAGGATAAAGTTAAAAAGGGTATATTTGACATACTGGGAAATAAAGTTATTAACTCTATTTTTCTTGACCTTTTTGCAGGCTCTGGAAATATAGGTATTGAAGCAATTTCAAGAGGTGCGAAATTCTGTTATTTTGTTGAAAAATCTCAAAAATGTATTGAAGTTATTAAAAAAAACATAAAGGAATTAAAAATAGAAGATAAAACTAAAATAATAAAAATTGATGCTGAAAGATTTGTTAAAAAAAGTGAAGAAAAATTTGATGTAATTTTTGCCGACCCGCCTTATAACTATAAAATAAAAAGAGAATTCATAATTAATATTCTCAACATTCTAAACCAGGGAGTATTAATATTTGAAATAAGTAAAAGAAACAAATTAAATGAGATAAATGATTTAATCAAAAGGGAGGTTAATTATGGTGAAACAAAAATTCTCTTCTTTGGCAATTTATCCAGGTAG
- the dprA gene encoding DNA-processing protein DprA, with protein sequence MEKEKIIAISLKEKNITLEKFLKEDFKIEKEFLKKAKEIIKDCERLGIKILTIFDNQYPEELKRCPIPPLVIYMKGKISTLKKRKIGIIGTRKPTKYGREVALEFSKKLSEKGVVIVSGGARGIDTIAHLGAIEAGGETICIFGSGLNVFYPPENIKIFKKIEENGSLISEYPPDTKPFAYNFPMRNRIIAALSEALLIVEAGEKSGTFITVKWALDMGKEIFAIPGEIYSPKSRGPNFLIKQGAILVTDPSEILEYLGIEEKAEKEEIKLEGKEKEIFEFLKENGRKSIDEIREKIKIETGELISILINLEIKGIIRNEGSGFYSIK encoded by the coding sequence ATGGAAAAAGAAAAAATTATAGCAATTTCCTTAAAGGAAAAAAATATTACTCTTGAAAAGTTTTTAAAAGAAGATTTTAAAATTGAAAAAGAATTTTTAAAAAAAGCAAAGGAAATAATAAAAGATTGTGAGAGGTTGGGTATAAAAATATTAACAATATTTGATAATCAATACCCAGAAGAATTAAAGAGATGTCCTATTCCTCCTCTTGTTATTTATATGAAAGGGAAAATTAGCACTCTTAAAAAAAGAAAAATAGGAATAATAGGAACAAGAAAACCCACAAAATATGGTAGAGAGGTTGCTCTTGAGTTTTCTAAAAAATTATCTGAAAAAGGAGTTGTGATTGTAAGTGGAGGAGCAAGGGGAATTGATACAATAGCCCATCTCGGAGCAATTGAAGCAGGAGGAGAAACAATATGTATCTTTGGTTCAGGTCTTAATGTTTTCTATCCACCTGAAAATATAAAAATATTCAAGAAAATAGAGGAAAATGGAAGTTTAATTTCTGAATATCCTCCTGATACAAAACCCTTTGCCTATAATTTTCCTATGCGTAATAGAATAATAGCTGCTTTATCTGAAGCATTACTTATTGTTGAAGCTGGAGAAAAATCAGGAACATTTATAACAGTAAAATGGGCACTTGATATGGGTAAGGAAATTTTTGCAATACCTGGAGAAATTTACTCTCCCAAAAGTAGAGGACCAAATTTCCTCATAAAACAAGGCGCAATCCTTGTAACAGATCCTTCAGAAATTCTTGAATATCTCGGAATTGAAGAAAAAGCAGAAAAAGAAGAAATAAAACTTGAAGGTAAAGAAAAGGAAATTTTTGAATTCCTTAAAGAGAATGGAAGAAAAAGTATAGACGAGATAAGGGAAAAAATCAAAATTGAAACTGGAGAGCTGATTTCCATTTTAATTAATCTTGAAATAAAGGGAATTATAAGAAATGAGGGAAGCGGTTTTTATTCAATAAAATAA
- the obgE gene encoding GTPase ObgE has product MKKEHFVDYVKIKVKGGNGGDGCISFRREKYVPKGGPDGGDGGRGGNVYIEGDENLMTLLDYKYKRFYKAEDGENGKGKKMHGKNGEDIILKVPLGTIIIDAKKNKVIGEIIKDKERILVAKGGKGGRGNAHFASPTNRTPRICEKGKKGEEKEIILELKTLSDVSIIGLPNSGKTTLLNRLTGTDAKTAPYPFTTLTPNIGVQRDNKFRRYTICDVPGIIEGASKGKGLGLKFLRHIERSKILVFLIDGTTENPKKDYNILLKELKNYNPLLLEKKRILVINKKDIESFKNPFKEDALEISALTGEGVQKLKEKLEEFLNE; this is encoded by the coding sequence ATGAAAAAAGAGCACTTTGTTGATTATGTAAAAATAAAAGTAAAAGGGGGCAATGGGGGAGATGGATGTATAAGTTTCAGAAGAGAAAAATATGTTCCAAAAGGAGGACCAGATGGTGGAGACGGAGGCAGAGGTGGTAATGTTTATATTGAAGGTGATGAAAATTTAATGACTTTACTTGATTACAAATATAAAAGGTTTTACAAAGCAGAAGACGGTGAAAATGGAAAAGGTAAAAAAATGCATGGTAAAAATGGTGAGGATATAATTCTTAAAGTTCCACTCGGAACAATTATTATAGATGCAAAGAAAAATAAAGTAATAGGTGAAATAATTAAAGACAAAGAAAGAATTCTTGTAGCAAAAGGAGGAAAAGGAGGTAGAGGAAATGCACATTTTGCTTCTCCAACAAACAGAACTCCAAGAATATGTGAAAAAGGAAAAAAAGGAGAGGAAAAGGAAATAATTTTAGAACTTAAAACCTTATCGGATGTATCAATAATAGGACTTCCTAACAGTGGGAAAACAACTCTTTTAAACAGATTAACAGGAACAGATGCAAAGACCGCTCCCTATCCATTTACAACTTTAACTCCCAATATTGGTGTCCAGAGAGACAATAAATTCAGGAGATATACAATCTGTGATGTTCCCGGAATAATTGAAGGAGCGAGTAAAGGTAAGGGACTTGGTTTAAAATTTTTAAGGCATATTGAAAGATCAAAAATACTTGTTTTCCTAATTGATGGAACAACTGAAAATCCAAAAAAAGATTACAATATTCTTTTAAAGGAGCTTAAAAACTATAACCCTTTACTTCTTGAAAAAAAGAGAATACTTGTTATAAATAAAAAGGACATAGAGAGTTTTAAAAACCCTTTTAAGGAAGATGCACTTGAAATTTCTGCTTTAACCGGTGAGGGAGTTCAAAAATTAAAAGAAAAACTGGAGGAGTTTTTAAATGAATGA
- the recO gene encoding DNA repair protein RecO: MKKEKGLVLRTINFKESSLIFKFFSEKSGGVKIIAFGVKRTTNPYKGIISAGNLIEVIYHKKETSEFGKMREVKLLWKPEKIFNDYKKFLISYFLLEKIEKYIGENTKFSSIYDFTFSFLKELNSLGEVNKNVLLSLLMKFLSVSGIGPELQNCIKCKRKLEEGFFITSEGGMFCFNCAKEFEEKIYIDKKNLAYLKFLLKENTEKCKNLKSLNEELILNIIDSFYQFYIGEDFLKNLSKILKEL, from the coding sequence ATAAAAAAAGAAAAAGGGTTAGTTCTAAGAACTATAAATTTTAAAGAAAGTTCTTTAATTTTTAAATTTTTTTCTGAAAAATCTGGAGGAGTTAAGATAATAGCCTTTGGTGTAAAAAGGACTACTAACCCTTATAAGGGAATAATATCAGCAGGAAATCTAATTGAAGTTATCTATCATAAAAAGGAAACTTCAGAGTTTGGTAAAATGAGAGAAGTAAAGCTTTTATGGAAACCGGAAAAAATTTTTAATGATTACAAAAAATTTCTAATCTCTTACTTTTTACTTGAAAAAATTGAAAAGTATATAGGAGAAAATACAAAATTTTCCTCAATATACGATTTTACCTTCTCTTTTTTAAAAGAACTAAATTCCTTGGGGGAGGTTAATAAAAATGTTCTTTTATCTTTACTTATGAAGTTTCTAAGTGTATCAGGTATCGGACCAGAACTACAAAATTGCATAAAATGTAAAAGGAAGTTAGAAGAGGGCTTTTTTATTACAAGTGAAGGAGGGATGTTTTGTTTTAATTGTGCAAAAGAATTTGAGGAAAAAATCTATATTGATAAAAAAAATTTAGCCTATTTAAAATTTTTACTGAAGGAAAATACAGAAAAATGTAAAAATTTAAAATCTCTTAATGAGGAATTGATTTTGAATATAATAGATAGTTTTTACCAATTTTATATTGGAGAGGATTTTTTAAAAAATTTATCCAAGATACTAAAAGAACTTTAA
- a CDS encoding response regulator, with protein sequence MKILVVDDDKNVLYTVRALINSLGHFVETVDSGKEALEKLSSGIFELVFIDIRMPEMDGIELLKRIREKNIDIIPIILTAYGDMNAAIEALKFGAYDFLEKPVTREALRFSIERSIKRKELEEKNIKLKEYETLYLVWSKLINIHDFKNLLEEIPRTIFDAFEEKLKIFLIILKPFEEIYQFPVDSEYDLKILKELLDTNTQIKNEGLTKILKIKDTELMAKYFIPEKDLFFIIAAEIKEKLKKEEILKKFEFLCNNVSILITKNFLSYKLNEALEKLHNLHLHVIKTGSSSLMIEVGYELFNAIKNPIKNIESKIQIIKERVKDLPLYYLIDDLEKNVFELKEHFKLIDHTLEFSKFEIKKVNIDEIIGLSYMTLNERIKAKNIGFRRKGEENLTVKANPAALEISLIHIILNSIDALEFGGEIIVETEREKDYVRISVIDNGIGIDEEIIDKIFNPFFTTKRETGGTGLGLTLSKWLIERMEGNIKVESKKGLGTKVHIYLKSE encoded by the coding sequence ATGAAAATATTAGTTGTTGATGATGATAAAAATGTCCTTTATACAGTTAGGGCTCTTATTAATTCTTTAGGTCACTTTGTAGAAACAGTGGATTCTGGAAAAGAAGCTCTTGAAAAACTTTCCTCAGGAATATTTGAGCTTGTTTTTATTGACATAAGAATGCCTGAGATGGATGGAATTGAACTACTCAAAAGAATTAGAGAGAAAAATATTGATATTATCCCCATAATACTCACTGCCTATGGGGATATGAATGCAGCAATTGAAGCTCTTAAATTTGGTGCCTATGACTTCCTTGAAAAACCTGTTACAAGAGAAGCATTAAGATTCTCCATAGAAAGATCAATAAAGAGAAAAGAGCTGGAAGAAAAAAACATAAAATTAAAAGAATATGAGACCCTTTACCTCGTATGGAGTAAATTAATAAATATTCACGACTTTAAAAATCTCCTTGAGGAAATACCCAGAACAATTTTTGATGCTTTTGAAGAAAAACTAAAAATTTTTTTAATAATATTAAAACCCTTTGAAGAAATATACCAGTTTCCTGTAGATTCTGAATATGACCTCAAAATTTTAAAAGAACTTCTTGATACTAATACTCAAATTAAAAACGAAGGCTTAACAAAAATTTTAAAGATAAAGGATACCGAGCTAATGGCAAAATATTTTATACCTGAAAAAGACCTTTTCTTTATTATTGCTGCAGAAATAAAGGAAAAATTAAAAAAGGAAGAAATTTTAAAGAAGTTTGAATTTCTGTGCAATAATGTTTCCATTCTGATTACAAAAAATTTTCTCTCCTATAAATTAAATGAAGCTCTTGAAAAACTGCATAATCTTCATCTTCATGTAATTAAAACTGGTTCAAGTAGTTTAATGATAGAGGTTGGTTATGAACTATTTAACGCCATTAAAAATCCTATAAAAAATATTGAAAGTAAAATTCAAATCATCAAAGAAAGGGTAAAAGATTTGCCTTTATATTATTTAATAGATGATTTAGAGAAAAATGTTTTTGAATTAAAAGAACATTTTAAATTAATAGACCATACCCTTGAATTTTCAAAATTTGAAATTAAAAAAGTAAATATTGATGAAATTATTGGTCTTTCTTATATGACCCTGAATGAAAGAATAAAAGCGAAAAATATAGGTTTTAGAAGAAAGGGAGAAGAAAATTTAACCGTAAAAGCAAATCCAGCGGCTCTTGAAATATCACTCATCCACATAATCCTCAATTCCATAGATGCTCTTGAATTTGGAGGAGAAATAATTGTGGAAACTGAAAGAGAAAAAGATTATGTGAGGATTTCAGTTATTGACAATGGGATAGGAATAGATGAAGAAATAATTGACAAGATATTCAATCCATTCTTTACAACTAAAAGAGAAACAGGTGGAACAGGACTGGGTTTAACTTTATCAAAATGGTTAATTGAAAGAATGGAGGGGAATATAAAAGTTGAAAGTAAAAAGGGGCTCGGGACAAAAGTACATATATATTTAAAATCTGAATGA
- a CDS encoding sigma-54 dependent transcriptional regulator, protein MKKILCIEDDENVLFYLENLLKNYDYEPVCFSDPLKALDYLKNCEEEFPVIITDVKMPEISGLELLEEIKKMGIKSSVLVITAYAEVEDAVKAMRMGATSYLKKPLKSEELIVNIEKAIIEYKNKIEIENLKERIRELRELESLNLRSIKMKNILRILKKAAKSDSPIYITGESGTGKEVLARFIHENSNRKNGPFFAIDCGSIPETLFENELFGHVKGAFTGATVLKKGILEMADGGTVFFDELTNMPLNVQAKLLRVLETKEFLPLGSSTYKKTDIRIIAASVINPEKALKEGKLREDLFYRLKVFVIEIPPLRERKEDILPLASFFLEELEKKYKKKIRGFSKEAIDILLNYSFPGNIRELKNIIEHAYIICEKDKIEAQHLPIKTEITLNYDTNLEYKKAKEIFEKNYLLNLLKNTGYNIQKAAEISGLSRQMIYEKIKKYKIELDK, encoded by the coding sequence ATGAAAAAAATTTTATGTATTGAAGATGATGAAAATGTTCTTTTTTATCTTGAGAATTTACTGAAAAATTACGACTATGAACCTGTATGTTTTAGTGATCCTTTAAAAGCATTAGATTATTTAAAAAATTGTGAAGAAGAATTTCCAGTTATAATTACAGATGTAAAAATGCCAGAAATCTCAGGTCTTGAACTCCTTGAAGAAATAAAGAAAATGGGAATAAAATCAAGTGTTTTGGTTATAACTGCTTACGCAGAAGTTGAGGATGCTGTCAAGGCTATGCGAATGGGAGCAACCTCTTATCTTAAAAAACCTTTAAAAAGTGAGGAATTAATTGTCAATATAGAAAAAGCTATTATAGAGTACAAAAATAAAATCGAAATAGAAAATTTAAAGGAAAGAATAAGAGAATTAAGAGAGCTTGAAAGTCTAAATTTAAGATCAATTAAAATGAAAAATATTTTAAGAATTTTAAAAAAGGCTGCTAAATCTGACTCACCAATATACATTACCGGAGAAAGTGGTACTGGTAAAGAAGTTTTAGCAAGATTTATTCATGAAAATTCAAATAGAAAAAATGGTCCATTCTTTGCCATTGATTGTGGTTCAATTCCTGAAACTCTTTTTGAAAATGAACTTTTTGGTCATGTAAAAGGAGCATTCACAGGCGCCACTGTCCTTAAAAAGGGAATTTTAGAAATGGCAGATGGTGGAACAGTATTTTTTGATGAATTAACAAATATGCCACTTAATGTACAGGCAAAATTGCTGAGGGTTTTAGAAACAAAAGAATTTTTACCTCTTGGTTCATCCACATATAAAAAAACAGACATAAGAATAATCGCTGCTTCTGTTATTAACCCTGAAAAAGCCTTAAAAGAAGGAAAATTAAGAGAAGACCTTTTTTATAGACTCAAGGTATTTGTAATAGAAATCCCACCTTTGAGAGAGAGAAAAGAAGATATTTTACCCCTTGCAAGTTTCTTTTTAGAAGAACTTGAAAAAAAATACAAAAAGAAAATAAGGGGGTTTTCAAAAGAAGCTATAGATATTTTATTAAATTATTCATTCCCAGGTAATATAAGAGAATTAAAAAACATAATTGAACATGCCTATATAATATGTGAAAAGGATAAAATTGAAGCACAACATTTACCGATAAAAACTGAAATCACTCTCAATTATGATACAAATCTTGAATACAAAAAAGCAAAGGAAATTTTTGAAAAAAATTATCTTTTAAATTTACTGAAAAATACAGGGTACAATATCCAAAAAGCTGCAGAAATATCAGGACTTTCAAGACAGATGATCTATGAAAAAATTAAGAAATATAAAATTGAATTAGACAAATAA
- the coaD gene encoding pantetheine-phosphate adenylyltransferase yields MVKQKFSSLAIYPGSFDPLTLGHVDLIKRALYIFDKLIIAVGTPSYKKLLLDSEERIELIKKVFNKEKRVCVEKLEGLLVDFARKKKAKVIIRGLRAVSDFEYEFQMAWMNRKLNPDIEIIFMMPSEKYAYLSSTMVREIALLKGELKGLVPKVVEDYIKKKFYK; encoded by the coding sequence ATGGTGAAACAAAAATTCTCTTCTTTGGCAATTTATCCAGGTAGTTTTGATCCACTTACCTTAGGACATGTGGATCTTATAAAAAGAGCTTTATATATTTTTGATAAATTAATAATAGCAGTTGGAACACCTTCATACAAAAAATTGCTTCTTGATTCTGAGGAGAGGATTGAACTTATAAAAAAAGTCTTTAATAAGGAAAAAAGAGTTTGTGTTGAAAAACTTGAAGGACTTTTAGTTGATTTTGCAAGAAAAAAGAAGGCTAAAGTTATAATAAGGGGGTTAAGAGCAGTATCGGACTTTGAATATGAATTTCAGATGGCCTGGATGAATAGAAAATTAAATCCTGATATTGAAATTATCTTTATGATGCCATCTGAAAAATATGCCTATTTATCATCAACGATGGTAAGAGAAATTGCACTTTTAAAAGGTGAACTAAAAGGTCTTGTTCCAAAGGTTGTTGAAGATTACATAAAGAAAAAATTTTATAAATGA
- a CDS encoding polyprenyl synthetase family protein: MENFLREYEIRKKKIEENLLKFLSLENVTSPLKEAMQHLILAGGKRIRPILTYETYRICGGKEDHEIIPPACAIEIVHTFTLIHDDLPCIDNDDLRRGVPTVHKAYGEDIAVLAGDALFIYGIEVFLKSKSEPLKLLRALDSFVKALGPKGVIEGEVLDIKGEKMEPDENYLKKIHLEKTAKFFSSCLEIGAILANAKKEEVEKFKEIGLEMGMAFQIQDDILDLTGDKEKVGKRVKKDINKMTYVKVFGLEKSIEIAKSHIDRAKFILDNLPYDTSFLKNLCDFIIKRTF, encoded by the coding sequence ATGGAAAATTTTTTAAGAGAGTATGAAATAAGGAAGAAAAAGATTGAAGAAAATCTTTTAAAATTCCTTTCCTTAGAAAATGTTACTTCACCTTTGAAAGAGGCAATGCAACACCTTATCCTTGCAGGTGGAAAAAGAATAAGACCTATATTAACCTACGAAACTTATAGAATATGCGGTGGAAAAGAAGACCATGAAATAATACCTCCTGCATGTGCAATTGAAATTGTTCATACATTTACCTTAATACACGATGATTTACCCTGTATTGATAATGACGATTTAAGAAGAGGGGTCCCAACTGTCCATAAAGCCTATGGAGAGGACATTGCAGTTTTAGCAGGTGATGCCCTTTTTATCTACGGAATAGAAGTTTTTTTGAAATCAAAATCAGAACCTCTTAAATTGTTAAGAGCTTTAGATTCTTTTGTAAAAGCACTTGGACCAAAGGGAGTAATTGAAGGAGAAGTTCTTGACATAAAAGGAGAAAAAATGGAACCAGATGAAAATTATCTCAAAAAAATTCATTTAGAAAAAACAGCAAAATTTTTTTCATCATGTCTTGAAATAGGAGCAATTTTAGCAAATGCTAAAAAAGAAGAAGTAGAAAAATTTAAAGAAATAGGCTTAGAAATGGGAATGGCTTTTCAGATACAAGATGATATTCTTGATTTAACAGGAGATAAAGAAAAAGTAGGTAAAAGGGTTAAAAAGGATATAAATAAAATGACCTATGTGAAGGTTTTCGGGCTTGAAAAATCTATTGAAATTGCAAAATCTCATATTGATAGGGCAAAATTTATTCTTGATAATTTACCCTATGATACAAGTTTTTTAAAAAATTTATGCGATTTTATAATAAAAAGAACCTTTTAA
- a CDS encoding GGDEF domain-containing protein — translation MPIYIKFLIIILFPVFLFFSKNSNLFYLILSLFTLFLIYTFLIDFYYKKYIYEFIVYIINNKKLPPKIKRIKGIFEGIEELLIMLYDEISLKNYELREAAFRDPLTKFYNLLYLEEHLKDILSTFRGDDIPVFMIDIDYFKKINDNFGHIQGDHYLREFSNEIRNLLRDTKNIIFRYGGDEFVIIFDEPFEKAKEVMENLRKYFENKEFSIEGKKVKTTLSIGGERFNWEEIKDIENILKKLDIKLYKAKEKRNTLYI, via the coding sequence ATGCCAATTTACATAAAATTCCTTATTATAATTTTATTCCCGGTTTTTTTATTTTTTTCTAAAAATTCTAATTTATTTTATCTTATTCTGTCTCTTTTTACCCTTTTTTTAATCTATACATTTCTTATTGATTTTTATTACAAGAAATACATTTACGAGTTCATTGTTTATATAATTAATAACAAAAAGCTTCCCCCAAAAATAAAAAGAATAAAAGGAATTTTTGAAGGAATTGAAGAACTATTAATAATGTTATACGATGAAATTTCTCTAAAAAATTATGAATTAAGAGAAGCAGCTTTCAGAGACCCACTCACAAAATTTTATAACCTTCTATATCTTGAAGAACATCTTAAAGATATCTTAAGCACTTTTAGAGGGGACGATATACCAGTTTTTATGATTGATATAGATTATTTTAAAAAAATAAATGATAATTTTGGACATATTCAGGGAGACCATTATTTAAGAGAATTTTCAAATGAAATTAGAAATTTACTAAGAGATACAAAAAATATTATTTTCAGATACGGAGGTGATGAATTTGTTATCATTTTTGATGAACCCTTTGAAAAAGCAAAAGAAGTAATGGAAAACTTAAGAAAATATTTTGAAAATAAAGAATTTTCTATAGAGGGTAAAAAAGTAAAAACTACTTTAAGTATCGGTGGAGAAAGGTTTAACTGGGAAGAAATAAAAGATATTGAAAACATATTAAAAAAACTTGACATTAAATTATACAAGGCAAAAGAAAAAAGGAATACCCTTTATATTTGA
- a CDS encoding helix-hairpin-helix domain-containing protein: MRFYNKKNLLIILIIFTSIFAQDIEEEELSEPLIEEIYQKEFIKLNINKAEYNEILDIPGITKDLAKKIIEERKNGFFIDFNDFKHRLNLSPEYDYLENYFDFNIFIFNFYQETKGSYYDKYGENRFYRNVKGKIKGLYSIFDFGFTHYNFSDIDKFYGEIKYKGLSIILGDYLFEFGKGLLFGKYYAFSPELFYLPSNLKRLKPVISYSKDIGIRGVAFSYKNFDTGFGYEKDTFYTFFISFPFERLQIFPLVGFLKDLKENKNLPFFSLTGSIFGSLYLFYEIGFINKKVFFYSGIRKIYDFSRLFVFIYSLPKNHINYFNTKFDWKREGRDEYGVGVRWEGKFKRILLRFEERIFLNSEKAGGYESYIRGSLKLTKPFSYFFEIKDRKTSIHRLRFKNELSHKTKEFEISYKLYFEWDNYILTSPGILGGIEFQKGIFFTGIYSFNINDYNKRIYVYEAEPPSSFYLEPLYGNGSRLYLGLRIKSEMLYMLAKYSENISDRVLPDRRVIFIITLKSY, from the coding sequence ATGCGATTTTATAATAAAAAGAACCTTTTAATAATTTTAATCATTTTTACCTCAATTTTTGCACAGGATATTGAAGAAGAAGAGTTATCTGAACCCCTTATTGAAGAAATATATCAAAAAGAATTTATAAAACTAAACATAAATAAGGCTGAATACAATGAAATTTTAGACATACCAGGGATAACAAAGGATTTAGCAAAAAAAATTATAGAAGAAAGAAAAAATGGTTTTTTTATTGATTTTAACGACTTTAAACACAGATTAAATTTATCCCCAGAGTATGATTACCTTGAGAATTATTTTGACTTTAATATTTTTATTTTTAACTTTTATCAGGAAACAAAGGGTTCATATTATGATAAATACGGAGAAAATAGATTCTATAGAAACGTAAAGGGAAAAATAAAAGGGCTTTACTCTATTTTTGATTTCGGGTTTACTCATTATAATTTCAGTGATATTGATAAATTTTATGGTGAAATAAAATATAAGGGATTAAGCATCATATTAGGGGATTATCTTTTTGAATTCGGTAAAGGACTCCTGTTTGGAAAATATTATGCTTTTTCCCCTGAATTATTTTACTTGCCATCAAATTTAAAAAGGCTTAAGCCCGTTATTTCATATTCAAAAGATATAGGAATAAGGGGAGTAGCTTTTTCCTATAAAAATTTTGATACAGGTTTTGGTTATGAAAAAGATACCTTCTATACCTTTTTTATATCCTTTCCTTTTGAAAGATTACAGATTTTCCCTCTTGTCGGTTTTCTGAAAGACTTAAAAGAAAACAAAAATTTACCCTTTTTTTCTTTAACAGGCTCAATATTTGGCTCTTTATACCTTTTTTATGAAATTGGATTCATTAATAAAAAAGTATTTTTTTATTCAGGAATAAGAAAAATATATGATTTTTCAAGACTGTTTGTATTTATTTATTCTCTTCCCAAGAACCATATAAACTATTTTAATACAAAATTTGACTGGAAAAGAGAAGGTAGAGATGAATATGGAGTAGGAGTAAGGTGGGAAGGAAAATTCAAAAGAATTCTTTTAAGATTTGAAGAAAGAATTTTTTTAAATTCTGAAAAGGCTGGGGGCTATGAAAGTTATATAAGAGGATCACTAAAACTAACTAAACCTTTTTCCTACTTTTTTGAAATAAAAGATAGAAAAACAAGTATTCATAGACTCCGATTTAAAAATGAATTAAGTCATAAAACAAAAGAGTTTGAAATAAGTTATAAACTTTACTTTGAATGGGATAATTACATTCTTACATCACCGGGTATACTCGGCGGAATTGAATTTCAAAAGGGCATATTTTTCACCGGAATTTACAGTTTTAACATTAATGATTACAATAAAAGGATATATGTGTATGAAGCAGAACCACCATCTTCCTTTTATTTAGAACCGCTATACGGAAATGGAAGTAGATTATATTTAGGATTAAGGATTAAATCAGAAATGCTATATATGTTAGCGAAGTACAGTGAAAATATTTCAGATAGAGTATTACCTGATAGAAGGGTAATTTTTATTATTACTTTAAAGAGCTATTAA